The following proteins come from a genomic window of Gemmatimonas sp.:
- a CDS encoding MFS transporter, whose protein sequence is MSLATDSPTAPAPTAGAQSAAPTNFWAIWNMSFGFLGIQFGWGLQMANMSAIYEYLGAKPDEVPLLWLAAPLTGLIVQPIIGHLSDRTWSPRWGRRRPFFMIGAVLSSLALIAMPNSSALWMAAGLLWILDASINISMEPFRAFVADLLPVQERTRGFAMQSLFIGLGAVIASAMPWMLTNWFGVAASAPGTIPHTVKLSFYVGAVAFFGAVMYTVLTTTETPPADLAAFERDKAQNAGFLAGAREILAAARAMPATMRQLALVQMCTWFGLFCMWLYFGTAVATDVFGATDPSDPRYQQGIEWGGVCFGVYSAVTFVFSFFLPPLAKSRGPRATHALCLLAGAAGLASVAVIHTPSLLLLSMVGVGIAWASTISMPYVMLSAALPAGKTGVYMGLFNFFIVIPEIVAALGFGWVMNNLLDNNRVAAVVAGGAFMAIAALLVLRVQVPEETA, encoded by the coding sequence ATGAGCCTCGCCACCGACTCCCCCACCGCTCCCGCGCCAACCGCTGGCGCGCAGTCAGCGGCGCCCACGAACTTCTGGGCGATCTGGAACATGAGTTTCGGGTTCCTCGGCATCCAGTTTGGCTGGGGGCTGCAGATGGCCAACATGAGCGCCATCTACGAGTACTTGGGGGCGAAACCCGACGAGGTTCCGCTGCTGTGGCTTGCCGCGCCCCTCACGGGACTCATCGTGCAACCCATCATCGGCCACCTCAGTGACCGCACGTGGTCGCCGCGCTGGGGACGCCGCCGTCCGTTCTTCATGATCGGCGCGGTGCTGAGCTCGCTCGCGCTGATCGCGATGCCCAACAGCAGCGCCCTGTGGATGGCCGCTGGGCTGCTGTGGATTCTTGATGCCTCGATCAACATCTCCATGGAGCCGTTTCGCGCCTTTGTGGCCGACCTGCTGCCGGTGCAGGAGCGCACGCGCGGCTTCGCCATGCAGTCACTGTTCATCGGGCTGGGCGCGGTCATCGCCTCCGCCATGCCGTGGATGCTCACCAACTGGTTCGGCGTGGCTGCCAGCGCGCCGGGGACCATTCCCCATACGGTGAAGCTGTCCTTTTATGTCGGGGCGGTCGCCTTCTTCGGCGCCGTGATGTACACGGTGCTCACCACGACGGAGACGCCGCCCGCCGATCTCGCGGCCTTCGAACGGGACAAGGCGCAGAACGCCGGCTTCCTCGCGGGTGCGCGCGAGATCCTCGCCGCCGCGCGCGCGATGCCCGCCACGATGCGCCAACTCGCCCTGGTGCAAATGTGCACGTGGTTCGGGCTCTTCTGCATGTGGCTGTACTTCGGCACGGCGGTCGCCACCGACGTGTTCGGCGCCACCGACCCGAGCGATCCGCGCTACCAGCAGGGCATCGAATGGGGCGGCGTGTGCTTCGGCGTGTACTCGGCGGTGACGTTCGTCTTCTCGTTCTTCCTGCCACCGCTCGCGAAGTCGCGGGGGCCGCGCGCGACGCACGCCCTGTGTCTGCTGGCCGGTGCGGCGGGGTTGGCGAGTGTGGCGGTGATTCACACCCCGTCGCTGCTGCTGCTCTCCATGGTGGGCGTGGGCATTGCGTGGGCGAGCACAATATCCATGCCGTACGTGATGCTCTCGGCGGCGCTGCCGGCGGGGAAGACGGGCGTGTACATGGGGCTCTTCAACTTCTTCATCGTCATTCCCGAGATCGTGGCAGCGCTGGGGTTCGGCTGGGTGATGAACAATCTGCTGGACAACAACCGCGTGGCAGCGGTGGTGGCCGGCGGCGCGTTCATGGCCATCGCCGCGCTGCTGGTGTTGCGGGTGCAGGTGCCGGAGGAGACGGCATGA
- the malQ gene encoding 4-alpha-glucanotransferase, with protein MSFARAAGLLLHPTSLPGAGGIGDFGPDAHRFVQWLADAGLKIWQVLPLGPTGYGDSPYQCFSAFAGNPLLIHVPGFSIPSGASDRTVDFGAVIPAKQAALAAWLDTIPFDERIRQFVQEQQQWLPDYALFMALKEAHGGVSWTAWEAGARQRDPQALDGWRRQLAAPIERIYKEQCVFYAQFHALRHACRERGIQLMGDVPIYVAHDSADVWANPSLFQLHDDGTLKVQAGVPPDYFSETGQLWGNPLYDWERMAAEGYRWWIARMRAGLALFDLVRLDHFRGFEAYWEVPGDAPTAVNGRWVKGPGATLFQALTNALGALPIIAENLGLITPEVETLRAQLGYPGMAILQFAFDGQDSNFIPHRYVRDLVVYTGTHDNDTTLGWWQSSGAGDSTRSADTVAREKAFARRYLDTDGSEMHWTLIRATLASVANTVLIPMQDVLGLGSDARMNLPGRQAGNWGFRFSWAQLTPDLTERLHTLTTTYER; from the coding sequence ATGTCGTTCGCTCGCGCGGCAGGATTGCTGCTGCACCCCACCTCGCTCCCTGGCGCCGGCGGCATTGGTGACTTCGGTCCCGATGCGCATCGCTTCGTGCAGTGGCTCGCTGACGCCGGTCTGAAGATCTGGCAGGTGCTCCCACTCGGCCCCACGGGCTATGGTGACTCGCCGTATCAGTGCTTCTCGGCGTTTGCCGGCAATCCGCTGCTCATTCACGTTCCCGGGTTCAGTATCCCTTCGGGAGCGAGCGACCGCACGGTCGATTTCGGCGCCGTCATTCCGGCCAAGCAGGCGGCACTGGCGGCATGGCTCGACACGATTCCCTTCGACGAGCGGATCCGGCAGTTCGTGCAGGAGCAGCAGCAGTGGCTCCCCGACTACGCGCTGTTCATGGCGCTCAAGGAGGCGCACGGCGGGGTGTCGTGGACCGCGTGGGAGGCCGGCGCGCGACAGCGGGATCCGCAGGCACTCGACGGCTGGCGCCGGCAGCTCGCGGCCCCGATCGAGCGCATCTACAAGGAACAGTGCGTGTTCTACGCACAGTTTCACGCCTTGCGGCACGCGTGTCGGGAGCGCGGCATTCAGCTCATGGGCGATGTGCCCATCTATGTGGCGCACGATTCGGCCGACGTGTGGGCAAACCCATCGCTGTTCCAGCTGCACGACGATGGCACGCTCAAGGTGCAGGCCGGGGTGCCCCCCGACTACTTCAGCGAGACGGGGCAGCTGTGGGGCAATCCGTTGTACGACTGGGAGCGGATGGCGGCGGAGGGGTATCGCTGGTGGATTGCACGCATGCGGGCGGGGCTGGCGCTCTTCGATCTGGTCCGGCTCGATCATTTCCGCGGCTTCGAGGCGTACTGGGAAGTACCTGGCGACGCGCCCACCGCCGTGAACGGACGCTGGGTGAAGGGACCCGGCGCCACGCTGTTTCAGGCGCTCACCAACGCGCTGGGTGCGTTGCCGATCATCGCCGAGAACCTTGGCCTCATCACACCCGAGGTGGAGACGTTGCGAGCGCAGCTCGGGTATCCCGGCATGGCAATCCTGCAGTTCGCGTTCGACGGCCAGGACTCGAACTTCATCCCCCATCGGTACGTGCGCGATCTCGTCGTGTATACGGGCACCCACGACAATGACACCACCCTGGGCTGGTGGCAGTCGAGCGGCGCCGGCGACAGCACCCGCTCGGCCGATACGGTGGCGCGCGAGAAGGCGTTCGCACGCCGCTATCTCGACACCGATGGCAGCGAGATGCATTGGACGCTGATCCGGGCCACGCTCGCCTCGGTGGCAAACACCGTCCTGATCCCCATGCAGGATGTGCTTGGACTGGGAAGCGATGCGCGCATGAATCTGCCCGGTCGTCAGGCCGGCAACTGGGGCTTCCGATTCAGCTGGGCGCAACTCACGCCGGACCTCACCGAGCGGCTGCATACGCTCACCACCACCTACGAGCGATGA